aatgtgaaagaagaattagcTGGAATAGAAAAAGATCTTAACGATTTTAAAGCCAAAGAATTAACCTTTACAGAGAAACTAAACAATTTTGAGTCGGTAAAGTTACAGATTACCAATGATTTGGAGAAGTTTAACAATGAACTTTCAAACCTAAAAATTAGAGATGTAGTATATTTGTTAGCCAAGCTTGAAGAAGGCATCTTGGTTGAATCAGATGAACAACTGCTTCCTAATAATGAGGTACAGAATGCTTCAATTACCCatgatggtgatggtgatggtgatgtGGAAATGACGGACGTCTCAATGCAACAAAATGATAAAATTGTAATTGACGAAAGTTTGTCGATCttatcagaatcagaattgGAGTGTATTGATGTAGAGGTTTTGAACTTGGAACTACAGCAACTACAAGATTATCTGGATAATTTTACTGGTGATATAAATGTTTTGGAGGAATACGCTCGCAGACTGGCGGaataccaaagaagaaaattgGACTTAAATCAAGCTGTTgctaaaagagaagaagtcCGAGGAAGATGCGAACGGttaaaacaagaaagacTTGAAAAGTTTTTGGAAGGATTTGGTATAATATCCATGACTTTAAAAGAGATGTATCAAATGATTACTATGGGTGGAAATGCCGAATTAGAGCTCGTAGATAGTCTTGATCCTTTTTCTGAAGGAGTACTGTTCAGTGTTATGCCACCTAAAAAGTCATGGAGGAATATTTCTAATTTATCTGGTGGTGAAAAGACTTTGAGTTCACTAGCCTTGGTTTTTGCTCTTCACAAATACAAACCAACACCTTTATATGTTATGGACGAAATTGATGCGGCATTGGACTTTAGAAATGTTTCAATTGTAGCAAATTACATCAAAGAGCGGACCAAAAATGCCCAATTTATTGTGATATCTTTAAGAAATAACATGTTTGAACTAGCACAACATCTTGTTGGAATTTATAAGAACAATAATATGACACGAAGTACCACATTACAaaatgttgatgttttaCACACTGTTTAAATTATCACCAAGGATATTGTTATAGCGGCCTTCGGCAACGTAAATAAGTTTTTGTAAAGGAACAACAACCAGTTGATGTGTCATACCAGGGAATCTTTTACGATTCACACCAAACCATTCTATTGGGGGGGTTGCGTTTCCAAGGTCCTTCAATAAAGGCATTTCAATATGAGGTTCATCTAAAGGAACGTACTGGTATTTAGTACCTAAATCAACAATCTTAATCTTTTCTGCGATGTTCTCATCCTCAAAAAATGGTTTCGATGGGGATGCTTCAGCATGTCCCCTACGAGCTGATAAAGCTCTCACGTGTGTTGCCCACATTTCTCGAATAAAGTTTATCGGATCTAAGTTCCATTTTATGTCCACCTTATCACCAAAACTACTAGAATACAAAAGTTCAATTCTGGTGTCAGGTATTTTCTGCCAAGTCGTTATACCAACAAATACAGAGGGTGCAGCCAATATAATATCACCATCTACAGCAGATGCTATCGAATTATATTCTTCAACGGATATTGTGGAGAAATTGTCATCAGTTAAATCATTGTTAAAGCGTGCCAAGTTGATGTTAATATCATGTATTTGCCACGTCAAATCGGTCTTCGTTTTCTGTTCTGTTTGGGTAGTTGCCTCTACATTCATTTTTGTAGCTTTTAGCACTAACACTTCGCTGTCAAATAGAGTACTAGGGAACACTTGTAATCTAAAAGAGCCAATTTCAGCAACCAAATTAGTACGTAGACGAAGGGGTTCCACAAGTGAAGAGTTTTTAGCACGAATCCTTCCTGAGCTCTCTGGGTTAGATTCCTTCAAAGTTTGCACATAAGATTTTTTGTTCTCCATCCTCAACCGCTCAAAAGTGTTATGAATATCATAAAGGTTGGCTGAAGATAAAGCAGTTAAGAATACATTAATTGATCCACAAGTTGCTGAAACTGCCAATAAATCCTTCAACAAGCCGCTCTCGTCTCTTTCATTCCATAGTGCAAAGCGTATATCATGTGCCACAGCAATTAAAAATGAATGGTAATCAAACCCTAATTTGATGGATAAATAACCTACTGTAACAGACACTTTAACCAATGGAGCTTCGAATTTGTGGTTTCTAATAGGCCAGTTAACACTAGAATCGAATAATAAATTTCCTATTTCTAAAGATCCGCCCAGACGACCTTCCGAGTTAGACTTCATgtctttcaagaaaaagctGACAGAATGAGACCAATCAATACTGTGACGGGAGGATATCCAAAAGGATGGGGCTTGGAAATTAATGGACCCAAGTGAAGGATCCATGTCAATAGAAGCGGAGgtatttttgaaaatgatacGATACACCCATGGAATCTTAGTAGCAGATGATTCTGACACAGGTTTTGATTTGGTTTTTGGTGCCTGTAGGCCCTTAACCCGAGAAGATTCGTTTTTCTTAATTTTTGGTGACCAGATATCGAGGAATAGTGATATATCCTGGAGCTGCTTCAAATTCATGTATAATTTGGTGCCGGAAAACATAATGTGACCATATATGCTGATGTTCTCCTTTTCTGTTAAGATAACATCGAGCAGGACATCATCAATTCCGGCCGAGGAACTAATCTCTCTAGAAAAGACATGTCTTGTGTTAATCTCGATTTTTGACCATTGCAAAGATACTGAAACAGAATTGTCATTAATTGAAGGATTGGTGAAAAGcgaaattttgaaattagAGAATCCAAGATCAGCTTGAATTTTTGCCTTTGGTTCACATGACAAAGTGATATCTTGTTTACCAATATGAATAATGAACGCAACATCAaagtttttcaataaattaTTATAGTCAAAATGTGACTTTTGGAATTCAGCCTTGGTAGTCACTTCATCATTCGGGGCAGTTGATGTGTTATTTGTATTAAAGCCGCCAAGAAGCTGctccatttcttcttgtaagtTAACTAAAACAGGAACACAAGATGAATAGAGGATGTTATGGGTTGATTCTACGTTGACGTAACTTCTTATCCAATGATTCTTCTCTTTATTCACGTCAAATAAGTAGCTCACAGACACTTCGCTAGAAGGGCTAGTCAGTTCAAAAGATGACTTCTGATCAAGTTCAGTTACATCGGTTGGATTGAATAATTTGATAGTTCCACCTCCATAGTTCACAACGCAATTTATGGAATTGATAGAAGGAATTAAAACTTTAGAGCTGAATTTTTCGCCTCTGTGGTCTTCATTGCTATTATTTGAATCATAGCGTTCATTGATAGAAGACAGTTTCCGTTGGAACTCTTTTATTGATGCTACAGTAGATGCTGCAACATCTACGATATCTGTCATAACAGAAACATCGATGCTGTCAGCATTCATTCTAATGAAAAGATCTTTCTTTAGATTCTTTTCATGGAACCAAAAATTGAGTTGCATACTTGATAAGTGGCTTCTATTAAATTTGGGAATTCCATCAGTAATGTAGAAGTCATTCGACTGTTTACCTTGTGCTATAGAAACATATCCATCCACGAAGGTCAGTTTTCCAAAGGGTCTCTCATAAGCCATAAATAGACTTTCATACCCCAACATAATACCAGGTTGGCGATTTTCACCTTCAAAAAGCCAACCTAAACATAGTTTGTAAGATAAAACATTTATGGACAACTTTTggaggaaagaagaatctttAGGCGTAGTTGGAGAATTATCATCAGAGAAAAATGAAGGAATGTCATGAAATAGCATTTTACCTTCACGAATTAGGAAAAGAATACTAAACAGTGTTGAAGAACACAATGATAGGCGTGTATAATGACTCTCGACTTGTAATGCAGATTTTGAACTATCCTCGGTGAGTTTGAACGTTGCCCCAATGTCTAGAACCTTTGATAAGGTTGATGGGATATCAGGATGCACCACCAAAAAACATAGACTCTGGGTATTAAACCATACATTGGAGTTCGGCTCCACCTTATTTGTTTTGATGTTCGATGAAGGCTTCTTGAGGTAGGATAGAGAACTCTCATTAATTTCAATCACATAATTAGTTTTATCTATCTCAATCAAAAATCCCATATACGCACAGTTTAGATTGAAGCTCCAAGGTTTGGAAATATTCTGGTCAGTACCCTCACATTTAATATCTGATGGTCGTTTTTCTCTCTGTGCAAGAAGGTTTTGTATACTTTGGATAATATTATCGAATTGAAAACGATTGTCACAAAGAGTAACTTTTAAGGTAGTAATATCAACATCGACATCATTGAGTAAGATatcatctttgaaatctaTTCTTGTGGTAGAATTGAATATACGCACCAGCTTATAACTATTCATAAAGATATCAAGAAGCAATTCTTCATAATTAGCGCTAATTGATCTCTTCCTTCCTAATTCAGATATAATTCCAACGGTAGTCAGTTTGAATTTTAAATCAAATGGCGAAAATAAAGATGTCTTCAATTCAAATGCTTCAAGTGCTACCAAACTTTTTAGGatgtattttgttttcttatCGCCATCTTCTTGACCAGGAACCGAAATTTGTTTTGAATCACCTTTCATATTGTTTAACATGAGTTTAAGAGATTTTGAATGTTCGATGAGGTGTTGAAGAGTTGTTTCACTTGAATCAATAATAACTTCACCGACGTTTAGTCGGTTTAAGTATATTCCATCCGTCTCCATACCTATGAAACTCTCCTCGATGCTACTTATTTGTATTCTTAGTAGATTCTGGTTAAGGTACGAAAATCCAAATGCAATTAAACCAGAAGAGTATTTTACTGAAAACACAGAGTTCCTCTCAAAAGTAGTTTTTAGTGCAATTATCAAAGCATCATTCAAATCAATTGATGCCTTGTATTCAGTAGTACTAACTACTATTGTAAGATTTTTCAGACCCAATGAACATTGATTTATTCTTAATGCGAatgattttgatatatttaGGGATTTTTTCTGTTTGGTTTCCAATTTTCGGCTTAGGAGAACGGCTTTCCTTACATGGTCTTCATTTACAGCCACATACAATGACCCTGTTGATATGCCAACAtctaattcttttttatcATAGTCGATTGAATCAAAGTCTAATATTGAGTCAAGAGTCAATTTTCTTAATATTATATCTAATTGCTTGATCACAAGAAGAGATGCTTGCCTAATGGAGTTTACTTCTAAATGAATCTTTTCGAACGAAAGTTTTGCATCCTTATAAGATGAGTCGTCATTGTCTTCAATAGGGATTGGGAaaataaattcaaataagGCACTTTGTTCAATCTCTGTTACATCCCAATTTTTCCAATGAGAGAATACTTCTAAAAATCTAGATCTGACTTCAGAAGATTCAGTTTTTTCGAGTTCATTGAAATCAGTAAATATCTTATTGTAATCTGTTTCTGGGATATTTCGTGAGACAAAACGTAACCGTGTGATTGCCCTCCAGCTGGAATTATCACGCACATGATATTTAGAGAGTCTTGTGATGTATGCAGGTTTAGTAATAACATAAGGCACAGAATCAATACCATTGCTCTGGCCTAATTGAGCAATTTTCAGCAACATTATTATcttatcatcttttttcATCTCAAGTGAGCTCTTTATCTTTTGCAcagaatttgaaaatgacGATACAAGTAAAATAGTAAAATCTGTTATCATATCTACATCGTCATCAGAAAAGGATAATCTCACTGTTCCAATCTGTAATCTCGAACGCATGTCAATGTCTGTGCATAGAACGGTATTCAAAGTAGAAAGGTAAAATGTTGCAATAGAATCCTGACTTATCATTGTGTTGCTTGGAGTTTTATTAATGGAGATTTTCAAATCATCGACATCACACATTAAAGTCGAGTCGCTTGAATTTCCTTTAGTAACAACATCAAGTTCAGCACTTATTTTTGCAGTCGATTTAGTCTGTGAAAGAATAGATAGTTTGGAAATTGAAATAAGCATAGAGTTGTTTTTCTCGTCGCTTTCTGCTATTTTACTTTGAGGTCTAATATTCACAGTTATTTGATCTGAAACCAACGATATATTCATTACCTTAGAGTCATTTTGCAGGGCTTCGGAATAAAGTTCTAATACTGACATTTCATAAAAATCCATAGTGTCAAAAATATCAGTTTTTGGCATACACTTAATAATACCCGCTAATATCGAAAATACTTCAGGTGTAATAGAAATATTAATTGGTCCCAAGTGTATCGATATGTTTTGCGTACTTGAGTTGCTTCGGGTATTGACTAAATAGTCTTTGATTCTGTTGCTTCTAATCCTGGAAAGTCCATAATTAGTTTCAATGCTTGATGTATCCTCCATCAAGTATCTAGTATCCTGATCATCCGCGTCAAAGGTTACAAGGTTAGAGAGGTTTCCGAGTAGAAGTTCGAATATTTTGTCAAACGTTTGTTCAGTGAGTGGTTCTGCAAGGGAAGGCATACAAATACTTGGTGTAATTGATCCAAATAAATCATTGTATAAAGATGATTCTTTGAGGTCATCAAGATTCAATAAAAACTTACACCGATGAAAAGGGCTGTCATTAACAAGGACGCACTTTCTCTGTTCGAATTTATGATTTTTAaagttcttttttattGGAAAGCATGACAGATCTACCGATGTTTCTAAACTAAAGGCTTTTTCTCCATCTTTATTAACTGCATCAATGAAtaatgattttatttttgcaTCCAACCTTTTCGAATAACTTTCATTTACCAAATCCCAGGAGTTTATACTAATATCTTTCAAAGCAATGTTGATTGATTCGTCTGGAACAGCACTTCTGACACATAAAGCAATACCTACCAAAGATATGGATAAGGAAGTTATATCTTCCGGACTTTTTGaattatatattaaaagATTTTCCATATCTTTATAAGAAAATCCAAGTTTTTTAAGTGATTCGAAAAGAGTGACGAGAAAATCCAAAGTAGTGTCTGTTTTGATTGAACCTACCCCAATATCCCACTTGCATAGATATGTCTCTTCATTTGGAGGAACACCAAACATTCTATGTCCATGGATATGAAGACCATCTATTATCCCATAATCTGATGGCTTCTCCTGAGGCAATCTAATATCTTTACCGAAACTAAAGTTGTCATCCCTGCAAATATTAATCCTTGATAAAGCTAAGCTCAAGTCCATATAGTAATTGGTATATCGCATGTCAAATTCAAGACTATTGAATGATAATAGATATGAGCTCTTTGAgttgtatattttttgtgGAACAACAATAGTaccatcttcaacaaaaaatgtTATCCATACATCTGtttcgttcttcttccttaaaAATGCAGATTCATCTATGGCAATTTCGTCTGACAAACCTGAAGATTCACTCTCTACTGAAGATACTATGGAAGAAAAGTCATCCGTTGTCGAATATGTGTCCCTTGAGCTTGATaatgattcttctttcgcCCTCAAGTCATTACTATACTCCTCTGTGGTTTTGAAATGATTGAATTCGCCAAAATAGTTGAGCTTTATATTCATCAAATACCTCACGACAAATCCAAATGATAGGAATTTTGTCGATGAGCTTCTAATATCCATCTCGATAAGATCGACATTGTCTAAATCAACTGATGAGTGTGAGAGATAAGACCCTGTTAGGGTGAAATTCGGGCACTCACCAAACGTTTTTTCGTCTAGAAACTCATTTAAAGTGTTCCAACTAGGTGGTAATATCGAAAGTATCACAATTGGAGAACTTATAGAAAAGGTACTTTGATGATATGGTGAATCGATTGATTTAAACGGTAAGTTCACTGTTGTCCTTAACGATTGTCCGCttaaagataaaaaacAGTTTTCATTGTAGTCAAGTGGATTATTGATAATGTTAGCATCATTTACATTCAATATCAACTTGAAATCAGTAAAGCTCCAATCTATATTATAAACAAACGGTCTGAAGAGGTCATACTCATGTGTGgctcttgaagaaaaatcttgaaaaagatcGGAAATTAGATTTATATGATCCTTAAGAAGAAATAATTCAGCACCAAAACTCTTTAATTGGAACATCCATTCAGCTTCACCATTCCATTTAGTGGGATATCCAACATCAGCAGTAATACTCTGGCTTTTAGCTTTGAATAAAATCTCATGATTGACACTAGATTTTACTTCTGGTTCCAATAGATTAATGAATAGCTCATTGGGAATAtagttattttttgaaCAGAGAGCTATATTGAACAGGAGTTCACTACCGTCTTTCAATGATATATTCAACCATCCAAATGCCCTATGGGTGTCGCCTGTTTCCTTGAATCTTTTTAGAAAATCTTCATCCTTACTGGGTTCCCTGGTAGGAATATGTAATATACTATTATCAGAAAAGTTAATAGATACTTTAAAAGTTTCATATTGGCGTAATTTGCCATCAGTCGATGGTGTTTTGGGTATTGTATCTCTAGTAATAATTGGAGAGAATAACCTTATAATGTCTTGCATATGTGCATTGGACCATGGGCCGTAATATATTGCTGCTGTAGAGACAACAATATCACATCCAAACTCAGGTGGTATTGGGGCTAAAGAATACgaattttgttcttcctcctctccctcttcctcttcctctccAGGGGTATGTTGTCTTTCCGTAGTATCAACTTTGGTATTGGCAGTGAAAGAattctcttgttgttcaacGCCCGGTATATCATAATAGTAATTCAATGATATTTTGTCAGCCTTCATTATTTTGCTGTAACGAGCATATTCCTGATCTTGAAATTCTATTACATCGATATCgtcattttcatctttcTTGTGCTTTTGATATATATCCAAACCTTTCCAAGATTCTAAGTATTCTAACTGGTCATTgctttgaagttgatggCCTCGCCATATTATTCCTAGAAATTTGTTCCAATGAGAAGAGACGCTCTGTAGTACTTTATCCATCGTTTTTTCCACTACAAATGTCTTGATGGGATTATCGTTTTGGTAACCTAGGTTAGTGCGTAGTTGAAAACTTGTGTCAGTGAGATCCAAAGACAGTTTCTTTCTATAATAGTCCAGTTTAGAAGCCGAAGTATGTATGTCAAATATACCCTTGGCCTGTTCGAAACTGAAAACGCCAACATGCTTTGTATTTCTATTTCCGAGAACTAAAGCACCTCTGTTGGCTGCTAATTGGATTGGAAACACTCCCGCCAAAATCGGGAGTTTCGATCCAGTTTTTGTATCATTAACACAACTTGCTGCACTGCCACTGGTATTAGAAGTCTTAGAGTTAGAGCCATCTTGTTCTGTGAGCTCAGTTGCTTTATCGTCATCATTAGAATCGCTATAAGCATAGTCATCTCCCGCAGTAGCGAAGTGTTCCTTTAATAGGGATTCGTATGCGTCGAAATGGTTATACACGAATATTTCGACACCGGAACACTGCAATAAGAACCGAGCTGgtaatttttcattattgatAGCATCTAAACCTGTTCTAGATTCAGAATCATAGCCCCGAACCCTTGTATGTAGGAGCCAATACCTCCATGTAAAGCTCCCCTCCAAAAACGATATCGTTGAATCCCTAGTCACTATAGTAAGATTCTTAAAGAAGATCCGACCACCAAGAAACGAAATCTTTATCGATTGAATGGTAATTTTCACTTTATGTCGCCTCCAAAGGAGCACGTTTACTGCCTGTGTTAATATCCATGCTGATATTCGTCCAAAGTAAAATGGAA
This genomic interval from Kluyveromyces marxianus DMKU3-1042 DNA, complete genome, chromosome 4 contains the following:
- the CSF1 gene encoding Csf1p, which translates into the protein MDSSSSFSPVSISNEKNLSIPFLVDWILTVVLCILVPFYFGRISAWILTQAVNVLLWRRHKVKITIQSIKISFLGGRIFFKNLTIVTRDSTISFLEGSFTWRYWLLHTRVRGYDSESRTGLDAINNEKLPARFLLQCSGVEIFVYNHFDAYESLLKEHFATAGDDYAYSDSNDDDKATELTEQDGSNSKTSNTSGSAASCVNDTKTGSKLPILAGVFPIQLAANRGALVLGNRNTKHVGVFSFEQAKGIFDIHTSASKLDYYRKKLSLDLTDTSFQLRTNLGYQNDNPIKTFVVEKTMDKVLQSVSSHWNKFLGIIWRGHQLQSNDQLEYLESWKGLDIYQKHKKDENDDIDVIEFQDQEYARYSKIMKADKISLNYYYDIPGVEQQENSFTANTKVDTTERQHTPGEEEEEGEEEEQNSYSLAPIPPEFGCDIVVSTAAIYYGPWSNAHMQDIIRLFSPIITRDTIPKTPSTDGKLRQYETFKVSINFSDNSILHIPTREPSKDEDFLKRFKETGDTHRAFGWLNISLKDGSELLFNIALCSKNNYIPNELFINLLEPEVKSSVNHEILFKAKSQSITADVGYPTKWNGEAEWMFQLKSFGAELFLLKDHINLISDLFQDFSSRATHEYDLFRPFVYNIDWSFTDFKLILNVNDANIINNPLDYNENCFLSLSGQSLRTTVNLPFKSIDSPYHQSTFSISSPIVILSILPPSWNTLNEFLDEKTFGECPNFTLTGSYLSHSSVDLDNVDLIEMDIRSSSTKFLSFGFVVRYLMNIKLNYFGEFNHFKTTEEYSNDLRAKEESLSSSRDTYSTTDDFSSIVSSVESESSGLSDEIAIDESAFLRKKNETDVWITFFVEDGTIVVPQKIYNSKSSYLLSFNSLEFDMRYTNYYMDLSLALSRINICRDDNFSFGKDIRLPQEKPSDYGIIDGLHIHGHRMFGVPPNEETYLCKWDIGVGSIKTDTTLDFLVTLFESLKKLGFSYKDMENLLIYNSKSPEDITSLSISLVGIALCVRSAVPDESINIALKDISINSWDLVNESYSKRLDAKIKSLFIDAVNKDGEKAFSLETSVDLSCFPIKKNFKNHKFEQRKCVLVNDSPFHRCKFLLNLDDLKESSLYNDLFGSITPSICMPSLAEPLTEQTFDKIFELLLGNLSNLVTFDADDQDTRYLMEDTSSIETNYGLSRIRSNRIKDYLVNTRSNSSTQNISIHLGPINISITPEVFSILAGIIKCMPKTDIFDTMDFYEMSVLELYSEALQNDSKVMNISLVSDQITVNIRPQSKIAESDEKNNSMLISISKLSILSQTKSTAKISAELDVVTKGNSSDSTLMCDVDDLKISINKTPSNTMISQDSIATFYLSTLNTVLCTDIDMRSRLQIGTVRLSFSDDDVDMITDFTILLVSSFSNSVQKIKSSLEMKKDDKIIMLLKIAQLGQSNGIDSVPYVITKPAYITRLSKYHVRDNSSWRAITRLRFVSRNIPETDYNKIFTDFNELEKTESSEVRSRFLEVFSHWKNWDVTEIEQSALFEFIFPIPIEDNDDSSYKDAKLSFEKIHLEVNSIRQASLLVIKQLDIILRKLTLDSILDFDSIDYDKKELDVGISTGSLYVAVNEDHVRKAVLLSRKLETKQKKSLNISKSFALRINQCSLGLKNLTIVVSTTEYKASIDLNDALIIALKTTFERNSVFSVKYSSGLIAFGFSYLNQNLLRIQISSIEESFIGMETDGIYLNRLNVGEVIIDSSETTLQHLIEHSKSLKLMLNNMKGDSKQISVPGQEDGDKKTKYILKSLVALEAFELKTSLFSPFDLKFKLTTVGIISELGRKRSISANYEELLLDIFMNSYKLVRIFNSTTRIDFKDDILLNDVDVDITTLKVTLCDNRFQFDNIIQSIQNLLAQREKRPSDIKCEGTDQNISKPWSFNLNCAYMGFLIEIDKTNYVIEINESSLSYLKKPSSNIKTNKVEPNSNVWFNTQSLCFLVVHPDIPSTLSKVLDIGATFKLTEDSSKSALQVESHYTRLSLCSSTLFSILFLIREGKMLFHDIPSFFSDDNSPTTPKDSSFLQKLSINVLSYKLCLGWLFEGENRQPGIMLGYESLFMAYERPFGKLTFVDGYVSIAQGKQSNDFYITDGIPKFNRSHLSSMQLNFWFHEKNLKKDLFIRMNADSIDVSVMTDIVDVAASTVASIKEFQRKLSSINERYDSNNSNEDHRGEKFSSKVLIPSINSINCVVNYGGGTIKLFNPTDVTELDQKSSFELTSPSSEVSVSYLFDVNKEKNHWIRSYVNVESTHNILYSSCVPVLVNLQEEMEQLLGGFNTNNTSTAPNDEVTTKAEFQKSHFDYNNLLKNFDVAFIIHIGKQDITLSCEPKAKIQADLGFSNFKISLFTNPSINDNSVSVSLQWSKIEINTRHVFSREISSSAGIDDVLLDVILTEKENISIYGHIMFSGTKLYMNLKQLQDISLFLDIWSPKIKKNESSRVKGLQAPKTKSKPVSESSATKIPWVYRIIFKNTSASIDMDPSLGSINFQAPSFWISSRHSIDWSHSVSFFLKDMKSNSEGRLGGSLEIGNLLFDSSVNWPIRNHKFEAPLVKVSVTVGYLSIKLGFDYHSFLIAVAHDIRFALWNERDESGLLKDLLAVSATCGSINVFLTALSSANLYDIHNTFERLRMENKKSYVQTLKESNPESSGRIRAKNSSLVEPLRLRTNLVAEIGSFRLQVFPSTLFDSEVLVLKATKMNVEATTQTEQKTKTDLTWQIHDININLARFNNDLTDDNFSTISVEEYNSIASAVDGDIILAAPSVFVGITTWQKIPDTRIELLYSSSFGDKVDIKWNLDPINFIREMWATHVRALSARRGHAEASPSKPFFEDENIAEKIKIVDLGTKYQYVPLDEPHIEMPLLKDLGNATPPIEWFGVNRKRFPGMTHQLVVVPLQKLIYVAEGRYNNILGDNLNSV